A window of Komagataella phaffii GS115 chromosome 1, complete sequence contains these coding sequences:
- a CDS encoding Putative transporter, member of the sugar porter family, with amino-acid sequence MSSFFLNNQTVKMMTPLGRARALNFQGKVYDKFPKTYNIYAIAITATVSGLMFGFDISSVSSFVSQDHYRNYFNRPDSLTQGGITASMAGGSFLGSLFSSDFQDIFGRRVALHMCSVLWIIGAILQCAAQNQGMLIAGRLISGIGVGFGSASAPVYCSEVAPAKIRGMIGGLFQFSVTVGIMIMFYIGYGCHYIDGVASFRLAWGLQMVPGLILLVGVFFLPESPRWLANHNRWEDAVEVIANVVAKGDRENADVRLQLDEVQEQLLIDKDASDFGYLDLFKKDCIKRTFIGVSAQVWQQLCGINVAMYYVVYLFQMAGFTGNVALVSSSIQYVLNVVMTVPALFLMDRIGRRPLLIGGGIFMCIWLFGVAGLLGTYSEPIENFSGDDTVRITIPDQHKAAARGVIACSYLFVCSFAPTWGICIWVYASEIFNNRQRAKGAAFAASANWIFNFALAMFVPSAFRNITWKTYIIFGVFSFCLTIHVFLQFPETRGKTLEEIDQMFKDNIPAWRSASYVPDMPIFNKEKVVSTEHAENASSSSEKALMVQEEESV; translated from the coding sequence ATGTCCTCGTTTTTTCTAAACAACCAAACAGTAAAGATGATGACGCCTTTGGGAAGAGCTAGAGCTCTAAATTTTCAGGGCAAAGTTTATGATaaatttccaaaaacttACAATATCTACGCTATTGCAATAACAGCCACCGTTTCTGGACTGATGTTCGGTTTTGATATTTCTTCTGTGTCCTCGTTCGTAAGTCAGGATCATTACAGAAACTACTTCAACCGTCCCGACAGTTTGACGCAAGGGGGTATCACCGCAAGTATGGCTGGAGGTTCTTTCTTGGGTTCgttattttcttctgacTTCCAGGatatctttggaagaagagttgCTCTGCATATGTGCAGTGTCCTCTGGATTATCGGGGCCATTCTTCAATGCGCTGCACAAAACCAAGGTATGCTGATCGCAGGGAGATTGATTTCCGGTATCGGTGTCGGGTTTGGTTCAGCTTCAGCTCCAGTCTATTGTTCTGAAGTTGCTCCAGCAAAGATTAGAGGAATGATTGGAGGAttatttcaattttctgTCACTGTGGGTATCATGATAATGTTTTATATCGGATATGGATGTCACTACATTGACGGCGTTGCATCATTTAGACTGGCCTGGGGTTTGCAAATGGTTCCAGGTCTTATTCTTTTGGTCGGTGTATTCTTCCTTCCTGAGTCTCCAAGATGGCTGGCTAACCACAACCGCTGGGAAGACGCAGTTGAGGTTATTGCTAATGTTGTTGCAAAAGGTGACAGAGAAAACGCCGATGTGCGTCTGCAATTGGATGAAGTTCAGGAGCAACTATTGATTGACAAAGATGCTTCTGATTTTGGTTACCTTGATTTGTTTAAGAAAGATTGTATCAAACGTACCTTCATTGGAGTGTCAGCTCAAGTGTGGCAACAACTTTGTGGTATTAATGTTGCAATGTACTACGTTGTGtatctcttccaaatgGCTGGTTTTACTGGAAATGTGGCGTTGGTATCGTCCTCAATTCAATATGTTTTGAATGTTGTTATGACTGTTCCAGCTTTGTTTCTAATGGACCGTATAGGCAGACGACCCCTACTAATTGGTGGTGGTATTTTCATGTGTATTTGGCTGTTTGGAGTGGCAGGATTATTAGGCACTTACTCTGaaccaattgaaaatttcagcGGTGATGATACTGTCAGAATTACTATTCCTGACCAGCACAAGGCTGCAGCAAGGGGTGTTATTGCCTGTTCCTATCTATTCGTGTGCTCCTTTGCTCCAACCTGGGGTATCTGCATTTGGGTTTATGCctctgaaattttcaacaacagacAAAGAGCAAAGGGAGCAGCATTTGCTGCCTCCGCTAACTGGATTTTCAACTTTGCCTTGGCTATGTTCGTGCCATCAGCCTTTAGAAACATTACATGGAAGACTTACATCATTTTTGGAGTATTTTCGTTCTGCTTAACAATCCATGTTTTCTTACAATTCCCAGAAACCAGAGGTaagactttggaagaaattgatcaaatgTTTAAGGACAATATTCCAGCTTGGAGAAGTGCTTCGTACGTTCCAGATATGccaattttcaacaaagagaaGGTAGTATCTACTGAGCATGCAGAAAATGCTTCCAGCTCGTCCGAAAAAGCCTTGATGGTTCAGGAAGAGGAATCTGTATAA
- a CDS encoding Flavin-containing monooxygenase, localized to the cytoplasmic face of the ER membrane translates to MTFEKSVAIIGGGPSGLATAKALAEEHVFDKIVIFEQQPQVGGVWNYSGTKPGNSPVPSDNPSITREWFANRDDEYVSPMYENLETNVIKDLMGYKDYPFPEACDILPSRQDVLEYVLNYAVDLKDPISVLVNKEVINLQKTGSEWKLRSRDLISQATTEDSFKYVIIATGHYNFPYVPDVPGLQEWAEADPSSISHSKYYINNQKFKGKKVLVIGNSASGADISLQLTEVTWPVYRSKKSEGIIKPVEIDDIIDISEIKRYDVSSRTATTADNTTISNIDHIIFCTGYLYDFPFLKSYMEGEDALITDGQITRRLHRQIFYIPDPSLSFVGIMKNIIPFPLAESQGAVIARVYSGRLELPCEAEMRKDEIEEIKKRGGESKFHSFATPTDVEYAQELASLVDKAVPFDTGFKAEIWTEEKKNRRVDFVDIKQQRHREHRERIKRNRKSHETSAQAEA, encoded by the coding sequence ATGACCTTTGAGAAATCTGTGGCAATTATAGGCGGCGGTCCGAGCGGACTCGCCACGGCCAAGGCACTTGCTGAAGAACAtgtttttgacaaaattgTCATCTTCGAACAACAGCCTCAAGTCGGAGGTGTTTGGAACTATTCTGGCACAAAACCAGGTAATTCTCCGGTTCCTTCTGATAACCCGTCCATTACACGAGAGTGGTTTGCAAATAGAGACGATGAATACGTGTCTCCAATGTATGAGAATCTTGAGACTAACGTTATCAAGGATCTCATGGGTTATAAGGATTATCCATTTCCAGAAGCCTGTGACATTCTTCCATCACGCCAGGATGTCCTAGAATACGTCCTCAACTATGCAGTTGATTTGAAGGATCCCATTTCTGTTCTAGTGAATAAAGAAGTTATTAATCTTCAGAAGACTGGATCGGAATGGAAATTACGCTCACGAGATTTGATATCACAAGCGACGACGGAAGATTCATTCAAGTATGTGATAATTGCTACTGGCCATTACAACTTTCCCTATGTACCTGACGTTCCTGGTCTTCAAGAATGGGCAGAAGCTGACCCTTCTTCCATCTCTCACTCCAAGTACTACATCAACAACCAGAAGTTCAAAGGTAAAAAAGTTTTAGTGATTGGAAATTCAGCTAGTGGTGCCGACATCTCCCTTCAACTTACTGAAGTCACATGGCCTGTTTACAGGTCTAAAAAGAGTGAAGGTATCATTAAACCAGTTGAAATTGACGACATTATAGATATTTCTGAAATAAAGCGATATGACGTATCGTCTAGAACGGCTACAACAGCAGATAATACCACCATTTCCAATATAGATCACATTATTTTTTGCACAGGATATTTATATGATTTCCCCTTTCTGAAATCGTATATGGAAGGCGAAGATGCTCTGATCACCGACGGTCAAATAACTCGACGCTTACATCGACAAATTTTTTACATTCCTGATCCATCCCTTTCGTTTGTGGGTATCATGAAGAACATTATTCCCTTCCCATTGGCAGAAAGCCAGGGAGCTGTGATTGCTAGAGTTTACTCTGGAAGGCTAGAGCTTCCATGCGAGGCTGAAATGAGAAAGGACGAGATTgaggagatcaagaaacGAGGTGGTGAATCTAAATTTCATTCGTTTGCGACTCCCACTGATGTTGAATACGCTCAAGAACTTGCATCTTTGGTAGATAAGGCTGTACCCTTTGATACAGGCTTTAAAGCCGAGATTTGGACcgaagaaaagaagaacagaCGTGTGGATTTTGTGGACATCAAACAGCAAAGACACAGGGAACATCGGGAAAGGATCaagagaaacagaaagTCACATGAGACGTCGGCTCAAGCAGAAGCGTAA
- a CDS encoding Multifunctional enzyme of the peroxisomal fatty acid beta-oxidation pathway, protein MSSLKGKVAIVTGGVRGIGRGIALELAKNGARVAVTYVSDSSKDLAAELVSQIDELAGANSGIAIQADIADLKSGELVLEQVQQKFGQDAVDILVNNAGTSKFSLLEDLTEEDFDLQFGINVKGLIFFTKAILPALKKSKSGRIINLSSGAARSGQLGSTIYGSTKASINSLTKVWATELGRKYGITVLAVNPGPVITELFTQSLEKSGLPTPPFPAAAERLGQPEDIAEMVGLLVTEKSHWFTGEVVNVNGGRF, encoded by the coding sequence ATGTCTTCGCTCAAAGGAAAAGTAGCTATTGTCACTGGTGGTGTTCgaggaattggaagaggaatCGCCTTAGAGCTGGCCAAGAATGGAGCAAGAGTCGCTGTCACTTATGTCTCGGACTCTTCCAAGGACTTAGCAGCTGAATTGGTATCACAAATAGATGAGTTGGCAGGAGCTAACTCTGGTATCGCAATTCAGGCAGATATTGCAGACCTGAAGTCAGGAGAATTGGTACTGGAGCAAGTACAACAGAAGTTTGGACAGGACGCAGTAGATATCTTGGTCAATAACGCAGGAACAAGCAAATTctctcttttggaagatttaACCGAAGAGgattttgatcttcagTTTGGCATCAATGTCAAGGGTTTGATCTTCTTTACTAAAGCCATCCTTCCTGCATTAAAGAAATCCAAGTCCGGACGAATCATCAACCTTTCCTCAGGTGCTGCAAGGAGCGGACAACTAGGAAGCACAATCTACGGTTCGACCAAAGCATCGATTAACTCTCTTACCAAGGTTTGGGCTACGGAACTTGGCCGCAAGTATGGTATTACAGTCCTTGCAGTTAATCCAGGACCAGTTATCACTGAATTATTCACCCAGTCTCTGGAGAAATCTGGACTGCCAACCCCACCATTTCCGGCTGCTGCAGAAAGATTAGGACAGCCTGAAGATATTGCTGAAATGGTAGGACTGCTGGTTACAGAGAAGTCACACTGGTTTACCGGCGAGGTCGTTAACGTAAATGGAGGTAGATTTTAG
- a CDS encoding Transportin, cytosolic karyopherin beta 2, whose translation MSYWTPDPQAVEQLQLILNGTVSGSQSIIAEATEALTQARQQPDFENYLLHILLSNNGTDSQIRASAGLTLKNSIMLKEFAEKPDSVKHHILNEILKGLVDSDSLVRNITGNVVTSLFSLFGVKGWPQVLVQLLDLASSEGQEKAQEGAINALAKICEDSSVDLDKSYNGETPSEFIVPRLLQLMNSPIPRVRAKSVTCINLFLLIKSSAIMSRLDEYMQKLFVLATDQDGSVRRSICTAFVDILDADQIKLQPHLDGVINYCLHSVNDQDEEVALEACEFLLGLSTSLLDESLLVKKLPQIIPTLLSKMAYSELDIFLIENQDAKDDATEADRDEDIKPQMAKSKNSNRATSSKKERDTSQLEDNNDSEDDSDDDDGSDLSEWNLRKCAAATLDVLATNFPQEVLDIVFPIVRERIMSPEWPVVEASLLALGAIADGCIDLAKPQLPELIPFFVEKLKAPQPRVRQITCWTLGRYAQWVCTEAGSGGRYGAYFLPTFQAIMTCALDNKKVVQESACSSLANFVEATDQSMITPLVEPLLYHFQQCFKTYQRKNLIILYDAVQTFVEKAGEMIQANEGYISLLLPPLIEKWQQFSDDDQDLWPLLECMSTVAASLGESFAQYAVPVYERAINILQTCVEQDQRCQTSELITPPEKDFIVTSIDLIDGLVQGLTTHSAELIKQFNSNERNLMHLLLICFEDSFDDVRQSAFALLGDLSIFLLNDIVKPYLHQVMICIDNEIKHRNYNSNAVCNNATWALGEISMRLSKEEITPYLPSFVSLLIPLLEASDMQSTVLENAAITIGRMGISSNEALAPYANDFINQWCKLMLYLEENEEKETSFIGMCRILSVDPRNLVISNRQAGLAGLTNFLRCVLYYESPSEELYRMFFTLLNGFSAYFGSEWNVIVSALDQQERDLLQARYNV comes from the coding sequence ATGTCATATTGGACCCCCGATCCACAGGCTGTCGAACAGCTTCAGTTGATATTGAATGGGACTGTTTCTGGTTCTCAAAGTATCATTGCAGAGGCTACCGAGGCCCTGACGCAAGCGCGTCAACAACCCGACTTTGAGAATTATCTACTGCACATACTCCTAAGCAATAATGGCACAGACTCTCAGATTAGGGCATCGGCTGGGCTAACCCTAAAGAATAGTATCATGCTCAAAGAATTTGCCGAAAAGCCAGATAGTGTTAAACACCACATTTTGAATGAGATACTCAAGGGTCTAGTGGATAGTGACTCTTTAGTGAGAAACATTACTGGTAATGTTGTCACATCTCTATTTTCCCTGTTCGGAGTCAAAGGCTGGCCACAAGTCCTTGTCCAGCTGCTAGATCTTGCCTCTAGTGAGGGACAAGAAAAAGCTCAAGAGGGAGCCATTAACGCTTTAGCCAAGATCTGCGAGGATTCCTCGGTGGATCTAGACAAAAGCTACAATGGTGAGACACCTTCCGAGTTTATAGTTCCTAGGCTATTACAGCTCATGAACTCTCCAATTCCACGCGTTAGGGCCAAAAGTGTCACTTGTATTAATCTCTTTTTATTGATTAAAAGTTCTGCTATCATGAGTCGCTTGGATGAATACATGCAGAAATTGTTTGTTTTAGCTACTGACCAGGATGGCAGTGTTAGAAGAAGTATCTGTACTGCTTTCGTGGACATCTTAGACGCAGATCAGATAAAACTTCAGCCTCACTTGGACGGCGTAATAAACTACTGTCTACACTCTGTAAATGAtcaggatgaagaagtaGCCCTGGAAGCTTGTGAATTTCTTCTCGGCCTCTCCACTTCGTTGTTGGATGAATCCTTGTTGGTTAAAAAGTTACCACAGATTATCCCCACTCTGCTTAGCAAGATGGCATACTCAGAATTAGATATCTTTTTGATTGAGAATCAAGATGCAAAAGATGATGCCACTGAAGCTGATAGAGATGAAGATATCAAGCCACAGATGGCCAAAAGTAAAAACAGCAACCGTGCTACTTCTTCGAAAAAGGAGAGAGATACCAGCCAGTTAGAAGACAACAATGATTCTGAGGACGACAgtgatgacgatgatggATCAGATCTATCTGAGTGGAACCTCAGAAAGTGTGCTGCTGCTACACTTGATGTACTGGCCACCAACTTCCCCCAAGAGGTGTTAGATATTGTTTTCCCTATTGTCAGGGAGCGTATAATGTCTCCGGAATGGCCTGTCGTTGAGGCTTCGTTGCTTGCTTTAGGTGCCATTGCAGACGGTTGTATTGACCTTGCAAAACCTCAATTACCTGAATTAATACCATTTTTCGTTGAGAAGTTGAAGGCTCCGCAACCCCGTGTCCGTCAGATTACTTGCTGGACTCTTGGAAGATATGCCCAATGGGTTTGTACTGAGGCTGGATCTGGAGGAAGATATGGAGCTTACTTTTTGCCCACCTTCCAAGCTATAATGACTTGTGCTCTTGATAATAAAAAGGTTGTTCAGGAAAGTGCTTGTTCGTCCTTGGCCAATTTTGTTGAAGCTACAGACCAATCAATGATTACGCCACTAGTTGAGCCTCTTTTGTACCACTTCCAGCAATGTTTCAAGACTTACCAGAGGAAAAATTTGATCATCCTCTATGATGCTGTGCAAACTTTTGTGGAGAAGGCAGGTGAAATGATTCAGGCAAACGAAGGCTATATCAGTTtacttcttcctcctcttattgaaaaatggcAACAATTCAGCGATGATGACCAAGACCTATGGCCATTGTTAGAGTGTATGTCCACAGTTGCTGCGTCTTTAGGAGAATCATTTGCTCAGTATGCTGTTCCTGTGTACGAGAGAGCTATCAACATATTGCAAACCTGTGTTGAACAAGACCAAAGATGTCAGACTAGTGAGCTGATAACTCCGCCAGAGAAAGATTTTATAGTCACATCCATCGATTTGATTGACGGTTTGGTTCAGGGATTGACTACTCATAGTGCTGAGCTCATTAAGCAGTTCAATAGCAACGAAAGGAACTTGATGCATTTGCTGCTGATCTGTTTTGAGGATTCTTTTGACGACGTCCGTCAATCCGCATTTGCACTGCTTGGAGACTTGTCTATTTTTTTGCTGAATGACATAGTCAAACCATACTTGCATCAAGTCATGATCTGCATTGACAATGAAATCAAACACCGTAACTACAACAGTAACGCTGTTTGTAATAATGCCACTTGGGCTTTGGGTGAAATTTCTATGCGACTTTCCAAGGAGGAAATAACGCCATATCTTCCTAGTTTTGTCTCGCTGTTGATTCCACTCTTAGAAGCTTCAGATATGCAGAGTACTGTCCTTGAAAATGCTGCAATTACCATCGGCCGCATGGGAATCTCTTCCAACGAAGCTCTTGCTCCCTATGCTaatgatttcatcaatcaaTGGTGTAAACTTATGCTATACTTGGAGGAGAacgaagaaaaagaaacatcTTTTATTGGAATGTGCAGGATATTATCAGTTGATCCCAGGAACTTGGTCATATCGAATAGACAGGCCGGATTAGCAGGACTCACTAATTTTCTCCGCTGTGTGTTATACTACGAATCTCCTAGTGAAGAACTCTATAGAATGTTTTTCACTTTGTTGAATGGATTCAGCGCTTACTTCGGTTCTGAATGGAACGTGATAGTGTCTGCTTTAGACCAGCAAGAGAGAGATTTGCTTCAGGCACGGTACAACGTTTAA
- a CDS encoding Allantoinase, converts allantoin to allantoate in the first step of allantoin degradation encodes MSRAISSTKVVIDEQVIPATIIFSLHNGKIIEIINKVLSPTDPLLQAYNVLPSDYRNLTPLVILPGLVDAHVHLNEPGRTEWEGFATGTQSAASGGVTTVVDMPLNAIPPTTTVLNLNLKIAAAQGQCWCDVGFWGGLVPDNIEDLVPLVHAGVRGFKGFLLDSGVEEFPAITIGYIEKAMEKVSGLHTILMFHDEMQPCASISSPKGADRIQNVDSVTGDSDSSSVSLESGFSSGTKLTTPASTNVSNTPKSCSDLLHDDIEKLDLGMSQSFIKRAPAPVKDLLRKAVQPSAKEEDHSHCKLPHVHARSINHSVLTDSQAKALAKSPYLASSEPIYGRAARLAKSPELKPFTNEYYQERERELELERKARHGQFVIYDEDSDEYNAKSPLAIAAVEDSVLETVDSRAYASFLASRPDSFETTAIGEIIACAQKNPTVPLHIVHLATHEAVPLLRAAIEDGLKITAETCFHYLMFAAENIPDGHTEFKCCPPIRTESNRQLLWQALRKNVITTVVSDHSPCTPDLKDLGNGDFFAAWGGIASVGLGLPILWTEGRKLDEPISFTEIAKWTSLNTAKQAGLHHRKGRIAVGYDADFAVFDPDIEYTVETAKTFFKNKLTAYNGVNFSGRVVETILRGNSVYALGKGVSTIPMGDLLLEPRFH; translated from the coding sequence ATGTCAAGAGCTATATCCTCTACCAAGGTGGTCATCGATGAACAGGTCATCCCTGCCACGATaatcttctctcttcaCAATGGTAAAATAATTGAGATAATCAACAAGGTCCTATCTCCGACGGACCCGCTACTCCAGGCGTACAATGTTTTACCCTCAGACTATCGAAATCTGACACCCTTGGTGATCTTGCCCGGACTGGTCGATGCCCACGTACATCTGAACGAGCCAGGAAGGACGGAGTGGGAAGGCTTTGCAACAGGGACGCAGTCGGCTGCTTCGGGAGGTGTGACTACCGTGGTAGATATGCCTTTGAATGCGATCCCACCCACCACAACCGTGTTGAACCTGAATCTGAAGATCGCAGCGGCACAGGGCCAGTGTTGGTGCGACGTAGGTTTCTGGGGTGGTCTCGTACCCGACAATATAGAGGATTTGGTGCCTCTGGTTCATGCCGGTGTTCGTGGCTTCAAAGGATTCCTGCTTGATTCGGGTGTGGAAGAGTTTCCGGCCATCACGATCGGAtacattgaaaaagccaTGGAGAAGGTCTCGGGTCTGCACACGATATTGATGTTCCACGATGAGATGCAGCCATGTGcctcaatttcttctccaaaaggAGCCGATAGGATTCAAAACGTTGACAGCGTAACTGGTGATTCCGATTCCAGCTCCGTTTCGTTGGAATCTGGATTCAGCTCCGGAACCAAGCTGACCACCCCTGCTTCTACAAATGTATCCAATACCCCAAAATCTTGCTCAGATCTACTTCACgatgacattgaaaagttAGACCTAGGAATGTCACAGTCCTTTATTAAACGGGCTCCCGCTCCAgtcaaagatcttcttAGAAAGGCCGTGCAGCCAAGCgccaaggaagaagatcatTCTCATTGCAAGCTCCCCCATGTCCACGCTCGTTCAATCAATCATTCGGTATTGACAGATTCACAGGCCAAAGCTCTGGCTAAATCGCCTTACCTGGCTTCGTCAGAGCCAATCTATGGCCGTGCCGCAAGGTTGGCCAAGTCTCCAGAACTCAAACCATTCACCAACGAATACTATCAGGAACGTGAACGAGAACTAGAGTTAGAGAGGAAAGCCCGTCACGGTCAATTCGTCATATACGATGAAGATTCAGACGAGTACAATGCGAAATCCCCATTAGCAATTGCAGCAGTTGAAGACTCTGTGCTGGAGACTGTCGATTCCAGAGCATACGCTTCGTTTTTGGCATCCAGACCAgactcttttgaaactaCCGCAATTGGAGAGATCATCGCTTGCGCTCAAAAGAACCCCACAGTTCCTTTACATATTGTCCATCTGGCAACCCATGAGGCCGTTCCACTGTTACGTGCTGCCATTGAAGATGGATTGAAAATAACCGCTGAAACCTGCTTCCATTACTTAATGTTTGCCGCCGAGAACATTCCCGATGGTCACACTGAGTTCAAGTGCTGTCCACCTATTAGAACAGAATCCAACAGACAGCTTCTTTGGCAGGCTTTACGCAAGAACGTCATTACCACCGTAGTTTCGGATCATTCTCCTTGCACGCCGGACTTGAAAGACCTAGGTAATGGTGACTTCTTTGCTGCCTGGGGAGGAATTGCATCGGTCGGTTTAGGATTACCTATCTTGTGGACAGAAGGTCGCAAACTGGATGAGCCTATTTCCTTCACAGAAATTGCGAAATGGACTTCGCTGAACACTGCCAAGCAGGCTGGATTACATCATCGCAAGGGTCGCATAGCTGTTGGTTATGATGCTGATTTTGCTGTTTTCGATCCTGATATTGAGTATACTGTGGAGACTGCgaaaactttcttcaaaaacaaactCACAGCCTACAATGGTGTCAATTTTAGCGGCAGAGTTGTGGAGACAATTCTTAGGGGTAACTCGGTCTACGCTCTTGGTAAGGGGGTATCTACCATCCCAATGGGAGATTTGCTTTTGGAACCAAGATTccattga
- a CDS encoding Succinate semialdehyde dehydrogenase — MNSLSKAAKMSISSLASTYGIKNVNLLRTQGFIDGKWVGDSTSTFDVTNPATDDLLLKVSNLTVDDAHKAIKSSSDAFKSFKTTTARYRADILNKMYHLLMDNVDDLAIICSLENGKPVADSAGEVKYAASFYQWFGEEAQRLTGDVIPSNIPSNRIITVKQPVGVVGILTPWNFPLAMISRKVGAAIATGCTAVVKPASETPLSALAMAYLAHEAGLPKGVFNILPVDHATTKSIGELFCEDDTIKKVSFTGSTGVGSVLMTQSAKTLKKLSFELGGNAPFIVFEDADIDKAVEGALISKLRQSGQTCVCANRLYIHESIYDEFTEKLVAKVKKCKLGNGLTEGTTHGPLVHSRAVDKVQQHVKDCLDKGATLLLGGKVRTDLGPNFHDLTVIGDVTQEMAVAHEETFGPLVPLIKFSSEEQVLEWANDTEFGLAGYFFTNNYSRIFRLGEQIECGMVGINTGAISEAAVPFGGIKHSGFGREGSKYGVNDYINIKTMVIGGL, encoded by the coding sequence ATGAATTCTCTCAGTAAAGCTGCCAAAATGTCCATTAGTTCCTTAGCAAGCACATACGGCATCAAGAATGTCAACCTCCTGAGAACCCAGGGTTTCATTGACGGCAAATGGGTAGGCGATAGCACTTCTACATTTGATGTCACCAACCCTGCAACCGATGACTTATTACTCAAGGTGTCCAATTTGACTGTTGATGATGCCCACAAAGCCATAAAGAGTTCTTCGGatgctttcaaaagttttaAAACCACCACTGCCCGTTACAGAGCAGATATCCTAAACAAGATGTACCATTTGCTAATGGACAATGTCGATGACTTGGCTATCATTTGCTCTCTAGAGAACGGAAAACCGGTCGCTGATTCCGCCGGTGAGGTCAAATATGCCGCTTCCTTCTATCAATGGTTTGGTGAAGAGGCACAACGTTTAACGGGAGATGTAATCCCCTCCAACATCCCCTCAAACAGAATCATCACTGTGAAGCAACCTGTTGGTGTTGTGGGAATCTTGACTCCGTGGAATTTCCCTCTTGCTATGATTTCCAGGAAGGTTGGAGCTGCCATTGCAACCGGTTGTACCGCTGTGGTCAAGCCTGCATCTGAGACTCCATTGTCAGCCCTTGCCATGGCATATTTGGCACACGAAGCTGGATTGCCTAAGGGtgttttcaacatcttGCCTGTGGACCATGCGACTACGAAGTCTATAGGAGAACTTTTCTGTGAGGATGACACCATTAAAAAAGTGTCCTTCACTGGTTCTACTGGAGTTGGAAGTGTCTTGATGACTCAATCCGCtaagactttgaagaagctttcgTTTGAGCTCGGTGGTAACGCTCCATTCATcgtttttgaagatgcaGACATTGACAAGGCTGTAGAAGGGGCTTTGATATCTAAATTGAGACAATCAGGGCAAACCTGTGTGTGTGCCAACAGATTGTACATCCATGAGTCAATTTACGATGAATTTACAGAAAAATTGGTTGCAAAGGTAAAGAAATGCAAACTGGGCAATGGTCTTACAGAAGGCACTACACACGGACCTCTCGTCCACAGTAGAGCTGTTGATaaagttcaacaacatGTTAAGGACTGTTTGGACAAAGGAGCCACTCTTTTGTTAGGTGGTAAAGTAAGAACCGATTTGGGGCCAAATTTCCATGATTTGACCGTCATTGGCGATGTGACCCAAGAGATGGCAGTTGCACACGAGGAAACATTTGGACCATTGGTTCCTCTCATAAAGTTCAGCTCCGAGGAGCAAGTACTAGAATGGGCAAACGACACAGAATTTGGTCTTGCTGGCTACTTTTTCACCAACAACTACTCACGAATCTTTAGATTGGGTGAGCAAATCGAATGTGGTATGGTTGGTATCAATACTGGTGCCATCTCTGAGGCCGCTGTACCATTTGGTGGTATTAAGCACTCCGGTTTTGGTAGAGAGGGTTCCAAGTACGGTGTCAACGATTACATCAACATCAAGACCATGGTGATTGGAGGACTCTGA